In Rissa tridactyla isolate bRisTri1 chromosome 22, bRisTri1.patW.cur.20221130, whole genome shotgun sequence, a single genomic region encodes these proteins:
- the ABHD17A gene encoding alpha/beta hydrolase domain-containing protein 17A: protein MNGLSISQLCCLFCCPPCPSRIAAKLAFLPPEPTYAVVPEPEPVGSTSTGSLRGGAAGRWKLHLKDRADFQYSQRELDNIEVFVTKSSRGNRVGCMYVRCVPGARYTVLFSHGNAVDLGQMSSFYVGLGTRINCNIFSYDYSGYGVSTGKPSERNLYSDIDAAWQALRTRYGISPENIILYGQSIGTVPTVDLASRYECAAIVLHSPLTSGMRVAFPETKKTYWFDAFPNIEKISKITSPVLIIHGTEDEVIDFSHGLALFERCPKAVEPLWVDGAGHNDIELYSQYLERLRKFISQELASQRN from the exons ATGAACGGGCTGTCCATCAGCCAactctgctgcctcttctgctgccctccctgccccagccgcaTCGCTGCCAAACTGGCCTTCCTGCCCCCGGAGCCCACCTACGCCGTGGTCCCGGAGCCGGAGCCCGTTGGCAGCACCAGCACCGGCTCCCTGCGTGGCGGTGCCGCGGGGCGATGGAAGCTGCACTTGAAGGACCGGGCAGATTTCCAGTACTCCCAGCGGGAGCTGGACAACATTGAGGTCTTTGTCACCAAAAGCAGCCGAGGGAACCGCGTTGGCTGCATGTACGTCCGCTGCGTGCCAGGCGCCAG GTACACGGTGCTTTTCTCGCACGGCAACGCCGTGGACCTGGGGCAGATGAGCAGCTTCTACGTTGGGCTGGGCACCCGCATCAACTGCAACATCTTCTCCTACGACTACTCGGGCTACGGCGTGAGCACGGGCAAGCCCTCGGAGAGGAACCTCTACTCCGACATCGACGCTGCATGGCAGGCGCTGCGGACACG gtATGGAATCAGCCCGGAGAACATTATTTTATATGGACAAAGCATCGGCACGGTGCCTACGGTTGATCTGGCCTCCCGCTACGAGTGCGCTGCCATCGTGCTCCACTCCCCACTCACCTCTGGCATGAGAGTTGCCTTCCCCGAGACCAAGAAGACCTACTGGTTCGATGCCTTCCCCAA CATTGAGAAGATCTCCAAAATCACCTCTCCCGTCCTCATCATCCACGGCACGGAGGACGAAGTCATCGATTTCTCCCATGGCCTGGCGCTCTTTGAACGCTGCCCCAAGGCTGTGGAGCCGCTGTGGGTGGACGGGGCTGGGCACAATGACATTGAACTCTACAGCCAGTACCTCGAGCGCCTTCGGAAATTCATCTCCCAGGAGCTGGCCAGCCAACGCAACTAG
- the LOC128900681 gene encoding AN1-type zinc finger protein 5-like isoform X2 has product MAQETNQTQVPLLCTTGCGFYGSPRTNGMCSVCYKEFLQRQQSSDRISPPAPSGPNGSPMASDSIAGQRAEGDSMPEDAKASAQTPVTHQMTAMSISREENSSETEEFIKTEEASAASSSSGTLLEISQNTAEGKAASEKPKQKKNRCFTCRKKIGLTGFDCRCGNLFCAIHRYSDMHACPYDYKAEAAEKIRKENPIVIAEKIQKL; this is encoded by the exons ATGGCTCAGGAGACGAACCAAACCCAGGTGCCTCTGCTCTGTACCACGGGCTGTGGATTTTATGGCAGCCCCCGCACCAACGGGATGTGCTCCGTTTGCTATAAGGagtttctgcagagacagcagagcaGTGACCGGATAAGCCCCCCAG CCCCCAGTGGTCCCAACGGCAGCCCCATGGCTTCAGATTCAATTGCAGGGCAGCGTGCAGAGGGAGACTCCATGCCTGAGGACGCGAAAGCCAG CGCCCAAACTCCTGTGACCCATCAGATGACAGCCATGAGCATatccagagaagaaaacagcagtgagACAGAAGAATTCATCAAGACAGAAGAAGCCTCGGCAGCATCCTCCTCATCAG GTACCCTGCTTGAAATATCCCAGAACACAGCTGAGGGCAAGGCAGCttcagaaaaacccaaacagaagaaGAATCGCTGCTTCACTTGCCGGAAGAAGATAGGGCTAACTG GCTTTGACTGCCGCTGCGGGAACCTGTTCTGTGCCATTCACCGGTACTCCGACATGCACGCCTGCCCCTACGACTACAAGGCAGAAGCCGCCGAGAAGATTCGTAAGGAGAACCCCATCGTTATCGCTGAGAAGATCCAGAAGTTGTGA
- the LOC128900681 gene encoding AN1-type zinc finger protein 5-like isoform X1, whose product MKSKVCFLQLNRADIAPSWEAARCTERMLFPSLAGFSFAESLCRCRMCSLCYTAPSGPNGSPMASDSIAGQRAEGDSMPEDAKASAQTPVTHQMTAMSISREENSSETEEFIKTEEASAASSSSGTLLEISQNTAEGKAASEKPKQKKNRCFTCRKKIGLTGFDCRCGNLFCAIHRYSDMHACPYDYKAEAAEKIRKENPIVIAEKIQKL is encoded by the exons atgaaatcAAAGGTCTGTTTCTTGCAGCTAAACAGAGCTGACATAGCACCGAGCTGGGAGGCAGCTAGGTGCACAGAAAGGATGCTCTTTCCATCGTTAGCAGGATTTTCTTTTGCTGAGAGTTTGTGCAGATGCCGCATGTGCAGCCTTTGCTATACTG CCCCCAGTGGTCCCAACGGCAGCCCCATGGCTTCAGATTCAATTGCAGGGCAGCGTGCAGAGGGAGACTCCATGCCTGAGGACGCGAAAGCCAG CGCCCAAACTCCTGTGACCCATCAGATGACAGCCATGAGCATatccagagaagaaaacagcagtgagACAGAAGAATTCATCAAGACAGAAGAAGCCTCGGCAGCATCCTCCTCATCAG GTACCCTGCTTGAAATATCCCAGAACACAGCTGAGGGCAAGGCAGCttcagaaaaacccaaacagaagaaGAATCGCTGCTTCACTTGCCGGAAGAAGATAGGGCTAACTG GCTTTGACTGCCGCTGCGGGAACCTGTTCTGTGCCATTCACCGGTACTCCGACATGCACGCCTGCCCCTACGACTACAAGGCAGAAGCCGCCGAGAAGATTCGTAAGGAGAACCCCATCGTTATCGCTGAGAAGATCCAGAAGTTGTGA